Genomic segment of Eleutherodactylus coqui strain aEleCoq1 chromosome 1, aEleCoq1.hap1, whole genome shotgun sequence:
aacccccccccccgttcggcgcgagacaaccccgatgcagggaagtaaagaaagtttaccggagcgcttaccttaatccccgcgctccggtgacttcaatacttaccgctgaagatggccgccgggatcctctgtcttcgtggaccgcagctcttctgtgcggtccactgccgattccagcctcctgattggctggaatcggcacgtgacggggcggagctacacggagccgctctctggcacgagcggctccatagaagactgctgaagacccggactgcgcaagcgcggctaatttggccatcggaggccaaaaattagtcggcaccatggagacgaggacgctagcaacggagcaggtaagtaaaaaactttttataacttctgtatggctcataattaatgcacaatgtatattacaaagtgcattattatggccatacagaagtgtatagacccacttgctgcctcgggacaacccctttaaggcctaccactggcctttggccacttgactggttctgccctgtgaattccagtagttcagtcatacgcacctaggtctgactacaggcttgcgcataattgtttcctggctctgctgtgtccgttacatgatcgccgtcatcccgatagagggaaagagtatacatatatactctgcatatggtgtctgtctggtttttcacctcaccattttaaaaaattgaagcaaaatacttaaggcctaccactggcctttggccacttgactggttctgccctatgaattccagtagctcagtcatacgcacctaggtctcactacaggcctgcgcataattgtttcctggctcttctgtgtccgttacatgatcgccgtcatcctgccagagggaaagagtatacatatatacgctgcatatggtgtctgtctggtttttcaccccacgattttaaaaaattgaagcaaaatacttaaggcctaccactggcctttggccacttgactggttctgccctgtgaattccagtagctcagtcatacgcacctaagtctcactacaggcttgcgcataactgtttcctggctctgctgtgtccgttacatgatcgccgtcatcccgccagagggaaagagtatacatatatacgctgcatatggtgtctgtctggtttttcacctcaccattttaaaaaattgaagcaaaatacttaaggcctaccactggcctttggccacttgactggttcttcgctgtgaattccagtagctcagtcatacgcaactaggtctcactacaggcttgcgcacaattgtttcctggctctgctgtgtccgttaaatgattgccgtcgtcccgccagagggaaagagtatacatatatacgctgcatacggtgtctgtctggtttttcacctcaccattttaaaaaattgaagcaaaatacttaaggcctaccactggcctttggccacttgactggttctgccctgtgaattccagtagctcagtcatacgcacctaggtctcactacaggcttccgcataattgtttcctggctctgctgtgtccgttacatgatcgccgtcatcccgccacaaggaaagagtatacatatatacgctgcatacggtgtctgtctagtttttcacctcaccattttaaaaaattgaagcaaaattctTAAGGcttactactggcctttggccacttgactgattctgccctgtgaatttcagtagctcagtcatatgcacctaggtctgactacaggcttgcgcataattgtttcctggctctgctgtgtccgttacatgatcgccgtcatcccgccagagggtaagagtacacatatatacgctgcatatggtttctgtctggtttttcacctcaccattttaaaaaatggaagcaaagtactgaaggcctaccactggcctttggccacttgactggttctgccctgtgaattccagtagctcagtcatacgcacctagttctgactacaggcttgcgcataattgtttcctggctcagctgtgtccgttacatgatcgccgtcatcccgccagagggaaagagtatacatatatacgctgcatacggtgtctgtctggtttttcacctcaccattttaaaaaattgaagcacaatacttaaggcctaccactggcctttggccacttgactggttctgccctgtgaattccagtagttcagtcatacgcacctaggtctgactacaggcttgcgcataattgtttcctggctctgctgtgtccgttacatgatcgcggtcatcctgccagagggaaagagtatacatatatactctgcatatggtgtctgtctggtttttcacctcaccattttaaaaaattgaagcaaaatacttaaggcctaccactggcctttggccactagactggttctgccctatgaattccagtagctcagtcataggcacctaggtctcactacaggcctgcgcataattgtttcctggctcttctgtgtccgttacatgatcgccgtcatcctgccagaggtaagggtatacatatatacgctgcatatggtgtctgtctggtttttcaccccacgattttaaaaaattgaagcaaaatacttaaggcctaccactggcctttggccacttgactggttctgccctatgaattccagtagctcagtcatacgcacctaagtctcactacagacttgcgcataattgtttcctggctcagctgtgtccgttacatgatcgccgtcatcctgccagaggtaagggtatacatatatacgctgcatatggtgtctgtctggtttttcaccccacgattttaaaaaattgaagcaaaatacttaaggcctaccactggcctttggccacttgactggttctgccctatgaattccagtagctcagtcatacgcacctaagtctcactacagacttgcgcataattgtttcctggctcagctgtgtccgttacatgatcgccgtcatcccgccagagggaaagagtatacatatatatgctgcatatggtgtctgtctggtttttcacctcaccattttaaaaaattgaagcaaaatacttaaggcctaccactggcctttggccacttgactggttctgccctgtgaattccagtagctcagtcatatgcaactaggtctcactacaggcttgcgcacaattgtttcctggctctgctgtgtccgttaaatgatcgccgtcgtcccgccagagggaaagagtatacatatatacgctgcatacggtgtctgtctggtttttcacctcaccattttaaaaaattgaagcaaaatacttaaggcctaccactggcctttggccacttgactggttctgccctgtgaattccagtagctcagtcatacgcacctaggtctcactacaggcttgcgcataattgtttcctggctcagctgtgtccgttacatgatcgccgtcatctcgccagagggaaagagtatacaaatatacactgcatacggtgtctgtctggtctttcacctcaccattttaaaaaattgaagcaaaatacttaaggcctaccactggccattggccacttgactggttctgccctataaattccagtagctcagtcatacgcacctatgtttcactacaggcttgcgcataattgtttcctggctcagctgtgtccgttacatgatcgccgtcatctcgccagagggaaagagtatacaaatatacactgcatacggtgtctgtctggtttttcacctcaccattttaaaaaattgaagcaaaatacttaaggcctaccactggcctttggccacttgactggttctgccctgtgaattccagtagctcagtcatacgcacctaggtgtgactacaggcttgcgcataattgtttcctggctctgctgtgtccgttacatgatcgccatcatcccgccagcgggaaagagtatacatatatacgctgcatacggtgtctgtctggtttttcacctcaccattttaaaaaattgaagcacaatacttaaggcctaccactggcctttggccacttgactggttctgccctgtgaattccagtagttcagtcatacgcacctaggtctgactacaggcttgcgcataattgtttcctggctctgctgtgtccgttacatgatcgccgtcatcccgccagagggaaaggaCTAGGGACAATAACTTAATTCTAAACAGCTCACTTACCTAGTAAATAACATACTCCGACTACTTCTTGCTGaacaaatgtggggtaggccacagctttattaaacaacCTGTTAGTAACGTTAATCCTGAACTTTCACGAAACCTATCCATGCTGTATGCAGTTTAACTTTTTCAGTCCATAAACCGtcccagaggacgttcgtaagcccacgATCCtctggcttgcaaaccctcctcaatCATCCCTAACCAGCATGGATAATTCCGGGCCAACCactagctgtgacaacttccggaaggaaaaactaaaaagaaaaattaaaaattaaaaaggtggactcaactaactcctaacactgttCTTTCTCCTTCCTTGCCCAGGCCTTCCGGGAGGGTGGGTGGGCTTCTTTTCTGCTCCAGACTTctttcctctccacgtgtctcccgtcttctggtcttcttcttcttccgctccccctccctctgcttttcctgccttagctcctccccccaccccctgctgcgTTCGCTACACTTAACCCTTACCCTGCCTGTCCCTAGTCCCATGCTGTTTCCCTACCACGGTTCGCAGTATAAGAGACTAGGGACAATAACTTAATTCTAAACAGCTCACTTACCTAGTAAATAACATACTCCGACTACTTCTTGCTGaacaaatgtggggtaggccacagctttattaaacaacCTGTTAGTAACGTTAATCCTGAACTTTCACGAAACCTATCCATGCTGTATGCAGTTTAACTTTTTCAGTCCATAAACCGtcccagaggacgttcgtaagcccacgATCCtctggcttgcaaaccctcctcaatCATCACTAACCAGCATGGAtaattccgggccacacgggatgtgccgtattactgcggctcattccgtcccaccCCACCTACCCTGGCTAGAGCTGCCTCTACACCATCCTGCAAGCCAGATAAAAATGTGTCAAGTCCCAGATCATTGAGGTGGACCCCGTCCTCCCTCAATGACCCCCTCTCTTTACCTTCCAGCTCCCAGTGGCGAACCGCCACCCCTCCAATGGACTGCACGAACTGCgacattttcatgttcactaATTTTCGCACTTTCTCTATCGCCTCCACGTTTCTTGCACCTCTCCAATACCTTCGTGCGACTATATCGGACCAGACGATTATCACCTCCTGAAAACATGAGCGAAACCGTAAAATGTCCTGCTTCATGATAGCCAAAAGGTCCCTTGTCTTCATTTTACCAAGGTCATTTCCTCCAGCGTGAATTACCAAAATCACTCTCCGAGGGTTGGACCTGCTTATGTCCGTTATTAGTTTTAGCATGTCGGGCCATcttagcccccggactccgtgccaggttacgggTGTTCCGGGTAAGCCGAGGTCCGATCCCAATGGCCGCACTGCTGCCCTCCTCTGGGCCCAATAGACGTAGGAATGTCCCACAATGCACGCCTTCCATTTCTCTGCTGTTgagaacaaaagaaaacaaagaaaagaaaatacaggAACCAAGGCTATTTAACTCCACCTAACACAAAAACTCCTCTACAATGCCGCCGTTTTGCTAAAGTCGCCCACCGCCAAATCCGGTCTGACATAAGATTTATATGCCTGCGACTTCCATCTGCCTAGTTTCATTAAACCGTCCTCATTCATACCACCCGCATCTGCCGATGTGGCCGCGCCGATTCTAAAAGAATGCGTTCCAAACTCCGCTGAGTTGAACCCCGCTACTTTTAAAGCCGAACGCAAAACTGCCGAAAATTGGAACCGCGTGAGAGGGAAGCCCGACGAATGTACGAAAAATTGCTCTCCCGATGTCCTGTCGTCCATGTATTGTACCACTGTGTCAACTGGGCACCATCGCGATCCGAGACGACTGATGGTCACCCACTCACCTCTGCCGTACACATCGGTCTTGGACTTCCTGATCCTGACGCGCAACGACGTATCGACTATAATAACATCGTTCCATTGTAGCCCGCCCGCCTTACACTTACTTGCAGGAACCAGCTCACCAATCCTCAACGCGGCGAAAAACGCAATTGAAAAAGCCGCCCTAAACAACAATACTTCCGACCCATTTTTGCAGGAAACTTCCAAGGCCTCTAACAACTTACACAACACAAAATACATTATGGGACGACGCGTGTCCGTCCGAACTTTGTCCTTCCTCCAGCCCCGCACGATCTGCCGGAAAACGAACTGTTTTGTGACATCGACTAACCCGTGTAGTTTTAATAAAAACGCAACTCCCGCCAGATGTTTTTTAACCGCATCAGCCGAAGACCCTTTtttacgcaaaaaaacaagcatgtCCAAAGTTGCCGAGCGGGCCCTATCGCCCCCTGCCACACAACCTCCGGCGAAACTCAACCATGTCTGCCAGACCGCTTTATAACTGTTCCATGTCCCGACCGCTACTGATGTCTCGACCAGCTTCAGCAGCTCCGCTCGACCAGACTCCACAAGAAAATCGGGCAGCGGACCCCCTCGGCGTCCGCCagcgggtgccgctccctgaaacgctccatctgcgaacgagagagtgcatcagctgctAAGTTCTTATAACCCGGCACATGCTTTGCACGCAAGTATATATTCAGTTGCAGACATCGTAAAACCGTGTGCCTCAGCAGTGCCaacaccggcaatgaagccgaagACTGTCTGTTAATGATCTGAACCACCGACACATTGTCGGACCAGAAACATAACTTATGGTCCCGGAGCTCATCGCCCCATAGCTCCAATGCTACCACCAGCGGGAAAAATTCCAGAAGCGTTATGTCCTTATTCCATTTTCTTATcatccaggatactggccagtgttctctgcaccagtggttccggaaaatcaCACCAAAGCCGGCCGACCcggctgcatcagcaaacaagctGAGCTCGGGTCCTGCCCACTCTTCCTTAGGGCATACCACTTGCCCGTTGAAAGTCTCCAAGAAAATTCTCCACACATGTAAATCACTTTTGATACCTTGTGTGATCCTTATAAAGTGGTGAGGCTCTTTTACTCCCACTGTCGCGAGCGACAGCCTTCTGGCAAAAACACGGCCCATGGGTATAactttgcaggcaaagttcaatAAACCCGACAGGACCTGCACCTGGCGCAGCGTGGCCTTTTTACCGCTCGCAATTTCTTTTACCGTCTGCCGCAGTCGGGCTATCTTGTCTATTGGCAACCTGAAGACCATTTCCTCGGTATCGATTTCGATTCCAAGGAAAACCAGCCTACTAACCGGACCCAACGTCTTGTCCTCCGCCAACGGAACCCCCGCCTGCCGCATAAGATACCGAAATGTATTTAGCAAAACCCCGCACGCACCCGATGCTTCCGTTCCAATGAACAGAAAATCGTCTAGATAATGCGTTACTGATGCGATGCCCGTCTCATATTTTACCATCCACTCCAAAAAGGAGCTGAAAAGCTCAAAATAGTAACATGAAATGGAGCAACCCATAGGCAAACACATGTCATAATAGAATTGATTGTCCACCTTGCAACCGAGAAGGTGGAAGCACTCCGGATGAATTGGCAACAGCCGGAAAGCTGACTCAATATCAGCCTTCGATTATTGCGCGCGTTTTCCCGCCGCTCTGACTAGAGACACCGCCTGGTCAAATGAAGCGTAAACCACCGAAGCTTGCTCCTTTGAGAtaccatcatttaccgactccccttttggaaATGATAAATGATGTATCAGGCGGAACTTGCCAGACTCCTTTTTGGGGACTAACCCCAACGGGGAAACTCGCAGATTGGCGAACGGTGGTTCATCAAACGGGCCCGCCATGCGGCCCGCTGATACctccttttgaactttttcttTAACTAACTCTATGTTGTCCGTCGCAGACTTTAGGTTTGGACAAGACATGAAAGCGGGCTGAAAAGTAAACGGAATAACGAAACCGACGGTAAAACCTTCTCTAAGTATTTTTGCTTCCTCCCTCCTGTGGTACTTGTCGAGCCACAGGAAGAGGTATCGGCTTTTCACTGGGGTTtggtgctccactggcaccgcccccccccccccccccggctgtaGCTCGCTGCTTCCTAAAGCAACGAACCGCCGCGTGTTGACCCCCGCAGACAGAGCACTCATGTCTGAACTTGCaggttgaataaaacttgcaatggccctcgttgtagagcCAGCAGGATCCATTCGGTCTTGGGgaggccgcagggggctgttgcccgccccccaCGGCTCCCCCTGAAATGTCGGTTTTTGTGGGCGCTGTGCTAAAATAAGTTGCAACCAGACGTCGGTTGCCTTTGACGCCCAGCTGATGTGACTAATCCCCGAGACCCGTCGTCGGAAGTCCTCATCATATCGCCACCACGCGGCGCCGCCATGCAATTTATAAGCGCTATAAATCGTATTAAGGTAAACCATGAGCTCAGGACCCTTTTTGGGCTGGTGCTGGCATGCAATGTATGCCAGTACCATATACGCTTGCAGCCAATTGCCAAAAGTCTTAGCGACTTTCGGCTTCCTATCCGCACCGCGCTCCGACACTCGCTCTTTGTCCACAATTACGTGGTCCGCCGACAGCAAGGGCCATATATCCACATATATACCTTTACGAATCTTCTCAACCACCTCATCTGACAAACCGACCCCTagcggggcaacaccacaaaataaCGAGTCAGCGTATCGCAACCCTTCCGTAGGGTCACCACCGACTGTTGAGCTTCCAACCTCCTGCCCCACAAGTGGTACTACACCCCTTGGGGGTCCGCCGGACACCGAAAAAACATCACCTTGATCAACCTTGCTCAACAGTGACTTTAAAACCACAACCAAATCATTTTTGTCCGCCCCCGCGGCGGGATCCATCACTTTTTTCCAAGCATTTAAACACGCCAACTCACCGGCTTGACCGTCCTCCGGCTCTGCCAAGGTCGTGGTCCTTACCGGTCTTCCTCCTGGGCTTCTGCCCCAGCTGGGCGACTGCTGCCGCGTACTTGTTTGCGGAGCCTCTAGTGCCCGCCTTTCGTGTTCTGCTCCAAGGTGGCCCCGCTCCGGCCGCTCTTCTGAGACATCCCGCCTCCCATGGCGTAAATAGTCCTTGTATGCCGCTGCTGTTGTTGATGCGGTCGCATGGCGGTAACTTTCCTTTTGGTGCCGATGCTCCGTGCCACTGGCGTTGTCGCCCACGTTCCCTACACTGGCACTCCTTGTCTCTCTATCTGCCGCTAGCCTAGCGTGCTCTCTGTCGCGCTTGCGCTGGTAACGCTCTCTCCTAGCCTTCTCCCTCTGCCTTTGCTTAGCGCCCTTGCCTTGTCTGTTGTTGCTGGCGCGACTAGCGTAACTATAGGAAGACTCGCCACCCCCCGAGGAAGGGGGACCCACGAAGCGTGGGTTAACGTAGCAGAGCCTGCGCGGTGCTGGGGGCGCGTACAACTGCTGCTGAGCGGGTGATCTACTGCGTGCACCGCGTAAGTAGTGCTCGCTGGTATCGTGTCTGTATGCACGAGAAGGTGGTGGTGGTTGCCGGGATCGAGTGCCCTGACCCCTTATGGGGGCTTGATCCGGGTAGTGACTTGGAAGGGGCCTTTCAAACGAGCTGCCCGACAACGGGCTCGAGCTCCCCCTTGAAGAAGTGGCCCTGTCCCCGCTGCTCTGCCTGCTTCCCCTCCTGCTATCTGTGCTGCTCACTAAACTAACTGCTGGGCtgtttctctccctccccctctcccccccccccccctggtatgGGTCTGCTGTGCGCCCCTACGGCCTGCCTCCCCCCGCCTAGCTCGCGCTCTATTGCCTGGCCCTGCAGAGCCTACCTGTGCGTGCTCTTCGCCTGCGCCGCCATCTTGTTGTAGCCTGTGCCGTTGTCTCGCGCCTCCGCGCGCCTCCAACCTTCTgcgtggctcttctctcctggcCGGTTCGGCTTCCGTGCGCCCTGTCGCGCGCTGGTCTTTCGCACCGGAGCGTGCCCTCAACGCTGCCGCTTGCCCCCTCTTTGCTGGCGGACTGCCAGCTGGTGATGCCCGAGTCTCTTCCGCGGGCGCTCTTCCCGCCGCGCGGTTTAAATTTGGCGCCAAATTTGTGGCTGTGCGCCCCGCTCCCGACCTCTTCTCGGCGCCACGACTGGACTTCTGGCCGCCTCGCTTTGTTGCTGGACTCAGGCTGAGTCTCGCCGGTGGATTCTTCCTGCGCTTCGGgcgtcctcgcccggcatccccctcctgTGCCGCTTCTTCCGCTGCTCCTGTCTTCCGTGTTGGCTCCTCCGCCGGCCTCCCGGATTCGGATTCCGACCTGCAGCCGACGATGAAGTCCTGCAGCCACTCCGCGCCATCAAGCTGGATCGCTTGCCGTATCTGCCGCTGTAAGTCCTCCATCTTTCTTGGGGCTTCTCTCTTCAACCGACTCTTCTGTACACCGCTTGTACTTGCTGTGCTGCTGTCACTTTGGCTgctcttgttcttcttcttttcccctcTTTATGGCTCCTTTCCTGCTTTCGTTCTTCTTTTCTGCTCCAGACTTctttcctctccacgtgtctcccgtcttctggtcttcttcttcttccgctccccctccctctgcttttcctgccttagctcctccccccaccccctgctgcgTTCGCTACACTTAACCCTTACCCTGCCTGTCCCTAGTCCCATGCTGTTTCCCTACCACGGTTCGCAGCATAagaagtatacatatatactctgcatatggtgtctgtctggtttttcacctcaccattttaaaaaattgaagcaaaatacttaaaggggttgtcccgcggcagcaagtgggtctatacacttctgtatggccataataatgcactttgtaatgtacattgtgcattaattatgagccatacagaagttataaaaagttttatacttacctgctccgttgctggcgtcctcgttcccatggagccgactaattttcgccctccgatggccaaattagccgcgcttgcgcagtccgggtcttctgcagtcttctatggggccgctcgtgtagaatgccggctccgtgtagctccgccccgtcacgtgccgattccagccaatcaggaggctggaatcggcaatggaccgcacagaagccctgcggtccacggagacagaggatcccggcggccatcttcagcaggtaagtatgaagacgccggaccgccgggattcaggtaagcgctgtgcgggttgtttttttaacccctgcatcggggttgtctcgcgccgaacgggggggggggttaaaaaaaaaaaaaaaccgtttcggcgcgggacaacccctttaaggcctaccactggcctttggccacttgactggttctgccctatgaattccagtagctctgtcatacgcacctaggtctcactacaggcctgcgcataattgtttcctggctcttctgtgtccgttacatgatcgccgtcatcctgccagagggaaagagtatacatatatacgctgcatatggtgtctgtctggtttttcaccccacgattttaaaaaattgaagcaaaatacttaaggcctaccactggcctttggccacttgactggttctgccctgtgaattccagtagctcagtcatacgcacctaagtctcactacaggcttgcgcataattgtttcctggctcagctgtgtccgttacatgatcaccgtcatcccgccagagggaaagagtatacatatatacgctgcatacggtgtctgtctggtttttcacctcaccattttaaaaaattgaagcaaaatacttaaggcctaccactggcctttggccacttgactggttctgccctgtgaattccagtagctcagtcatacgcacctaggtctgactacaggcttgcgcataattgtttcctggctctgctgtgtccgttacatgatcgccgtcatcccgccacaaggaaagagtatacatatatacgctgcatacggtgtctgtctagtttttcacctcaccattttaaaaaattgaagcaaaatacttaaggcctaccactggcctttggccacttgactgattctgccctgtgaattccagtagctcagtcatatgcacctaggtctgactacaggcttgcgcataattgtttcctggctctgctgtgtccgttacatgatcgccgtcatcccgccagagggtaagagtacacatatatacgctgcatatggtgtctgtctggtttttcacctcaccattttaaaaaatggaagcaaaatactgaaggcctaccactggcctttggccacttgactggttctgccctgtgaattccagtagctcagtcatacgcacctaggtctgactacaggcttccgcataattgtttcctggctctgctgtgtccgttacatgatcgccgtcatcccgccacaaggaaagagtatacatatatacgctgcatacggtgtctgtctagtttttcacctcacAATTTTAgtttcaatcattttttattaaacattttcaataAACAATATAACAGTAGTATACCGTAATGATCTGCTTTTGCTGTTTGGTCGTGACTGCGAATCTTCCTGGATTAGTTTGCATTTTTTGCAGAATACAGTACACTCACTTTTGCTTTTCTTTATAAAACAGTAAAAATGAACAAAAGATATGTAACAATATACTTAAGGggtagagaaaaagaaaaagaaaaagaaaataaataaaaactaaaaaaaacgggGGGAGGGGCAATAGGGCTTGCAATCAGCcaggggattggggggggggggggcatatgggGTAGGAAGGTGATGGGGGGGCTCTTGCTTACTTGGTTCCGCAGGTCCCTATGGGTCCAGCGTACCTGTGTTCAACCAGTTCTCAAAAGGTTTGAATGCTCTCATGGCAATCCACGGGCTCCAAAGG
This window contains:
- the LOC136582541 gene encoding cyclin-dependent kinase 13-like is translated as MEDLQRQIRQAIQLDGAEWLQDFIVGCRSESESGRPAEEPTRKTGAAEEAAQEGDAGRGRPKRRKNPPARLSLSPATKRGGQKSSRGAEKRSGAGRTATNLAPNLNRAAGRAPAEETRASPAGSPPAKRGQAAALRARSGAKDQRATGRTEAEPARREEPRRRLEARGGARQRHRLQQDGGAGEEHAQGGGGERGRERNSPAVSLVSSTDSRRGSRQSSGDRATSSRGSSSPLSGSSFERPLPSHYPDQAPIRGQGTRSRQPPPPSRAYRHDTSEHYLRGARSRSPAQQQLYAPPAPRRLCYVNPRFVGPPSSGGGESSYSYASRASNNRQGKGAKQRQREKARRERYQRKRDREHARLAADRETRSASVGNVGDNASGTEHRHQKESYRHATASTTAAAYKDYLRHGRRDVSEERPERGHLGAEHERRALEAPQTSTRQQSPSWGRSPGGRPVRTTTLAEPEDGQAEKWKACIVGHSYVYWAQRRAAVRPLGSDLGLPGTPVTWHGVRGLRWPDMLKLITDISRSNPRRVILVIHAGGNDLGKMKTRDLLAIMKQDILRFRSCFQEVIIVWSDIVARRYWRGARNVEAIEKVRKLVNMKMSQFVQSIGGVAVRHWELEGKERGSLREDGVHLNDLGLDTFLSGLQDGVEAALARFFLPEVVTASGWPGIIHAG